The following proteins are encoded in a genomic region of Gemmatimonadales bacterium:
- the murC gene encoding UDP-N-acetylmuramate--L-alanine ligase: MGVAGAGMSALALLARRRGVAVTGCDRDAEGAGGAASSADVRRAGGTVVAGHDPSHLDGVRAVVVSSAVPPDHPELQRARELGLPVVRRAEALAAAISPGRVVAVAGTHGKTTTTVMTTEALAAAGLNPTGIAGGRVASWGGNARIGGDDLFVVEADEYDRSFLALTSQVAVINNVEADHLECYGSMDALEEAFAKFAGPARRVIIGGDDATALKVAGMAGRPTWTVGLSATADVRIQVVERAEGRSVATVTLPGGQAVELRLRVPGLHNVRNAAAALAVAVELGAPLGPVLGALSEFAGVGRRFELVGESQGVVVVDDYAHHEGEISATLEGARQAYPTRRLVGVFQPHLFSRTRDHGAAMGRALAAADVVVVADVYPAREAPIPGVTGEVVVWAAEAAGAKKVVWVPRRVELAERVRDLSSPGDLILTMGAGDVTTVGRELLNLLVRR, from the coding sequence ATGGGGGTTGCCGGCGCTGGGATGAGTGCACTGGCACTCCTTGCTCGGCGTCGGGGTGTGGCAGTCACCGGATGCGACCGGGACGCTGAGGGTGCGGGTGGTGCGGCGAGCTCGGCGGATGTACGGCGGGCGGGTGGAACGGTAGTCGCCGGGCACGATCCAAGTCATCTCGATGGGGTGCGCGCGGTCGTGGTCAGCTCCGCCGTGCCGCCCGATCATCCGGAACTCCAGCGCGCGCGCGAACTTGGCTTGCCAGTCGTGCGCCGCGCCGAAGCACTGGCAGCCGCGATCTCACCTGGCCGGGTCGTAGCCGTCGCCGGGACGCATGGCAAGACGACGACGACGGTAATGACGACCGAAGCTCTCGCGGCCGCCGGCCTGAATCCCACGGGAATCGCTGGCGGCCGCGTCGCTAGTTGGGGCGGGAACGCGCGCATCGGCGGCGACGACCTGTTCGTCGTAGAGGCTGACGAGTACGATAGATCGTTTCTCGCGCTGACGTCGCAAGTGGCTGTCATAAATAATGTTGAAGCCGATCACCTCGAGTGCTATGGAAGCATGGACGCGCTTGAGGAGGCGTTCGCGAAGTTCGCGGGTCCGGCACGCAGGGTGATCATCGGTGGCGACGACGCGACGGCGCTGAAGGTGGCTGGGATGGCCGGTCGGCCTACCTGGACGGTGGGCCTCTCCGCGACGGCCGATGTCCGTATCCAGGTCGTCGAGCGGGCCGAAGGACGAAGCGTCGCAACAGTGACGCTCCCAGGCGGTCAGGCCGTCGAGCTGAGGCTCCGGGTTCCCGGCCTCCACAATGTTCGAAACGCGGCTGCCGCATTGGCGGTCGCCGTGGAATTGGGGGCTCCGCTCGGGCCGGTTCTTGGGGCGCTCTCGGAGTTTGCCGGCGTAGGCCGCCGGTTCGAGTTGGTCGGGGAGAGCCAGGGTGTAGTGGTCGTGGACGACTACGCCCACCATGAGGGGGAGATCTCAGCGACCCTGGAGGGGGCGCGCCAGGCGTACCCTACCCGACGGCTGGTGGGAGTTTTCCAGCCGCACCTCTTCTCGCGGACGCGGGACCACGGGGCGGCGATGGGTCGGGCACTGGCGGCGGCCGACGTGGTGGTGGTAGCCGACGTTTACCCGGCGCGCGAGGCTCCGATTCCCGGGGTGACTGGCGAGGTCGTGGTTTGGGCGGCCGAGGCGGCGGGTGCGAAGAAGGTCGTGTGGGTTCCGCGGCGCGTGGAGTTGGCGGAACGAGTGAGGGACCTGTCGAGTCCCGGCGACTTGATCCTGACGATGGGTGCCGGGGACGTGACCACGGTCGGCCGCGAGCTGCTGAATCTGTTGGTAAGGCGGTAG
- a CDS encoding FtsQ-type POTRA domain-containing protein: protein MAEGKKRVALAAAVIIAVALPWWGPLALRPMAFFAVRRVEVVGARYLPADEVVRALGLGQPASVWDDLDALEGRIRAMPGVAEAQVQRRLPGTLRVSLREVEPVALAEGPVGLVPVGRDGRPLPYDPASAPVDAPVVARVEPAVLAALAQIQATDPGLFAEVSAARAGRGGAVELELEEGIVRFEAPMDPEVIRSVSAVRRDLAARAVLWRELDARFKGWVIVRPRAAATGGAA, encoded by the coding sequence ATGGCGGAAGGAAAGAAGCGGGTCGCCCTGGCGGCGGCGGTGATCATCGCGGTCGCGCTGCCATGGTGGGGCCCCTTGGCCCTGCGTCCCATGGCGTTCTTCGCGGTGCGGCGCGTGGAAGTGGTTGGCGCGCGGTATCTGCCCGCCGATGAAGTCGTAAGGGCACTCGGGCTCGGACAGCCGGCGAGTGTGTGGGATGACTTGGACGCGCTCGAGGGGCGGATCCGCGCGATGCCGGGAGTCGCGGAGGCGCAGGTCCAGCGACGATTGCCCGGGACGCTGCGGGTGAGCTTGCGCGAAGTGGAGCCGGTCGCGCTCGCGGAAGGACCGGTGGGGCTGGTGCCGGTGGGGCGCGACGGTCGCCCGCTCCCGTACGATCCGGCGAGCGCGCCCGTGGATGCCCCGGTCGTGGCAAGGGTCGAGCCGGCGGTGCTTGCGGCGCTGGCGCAGATCCAGGCGACGGACCCCGGTCTTTTTGCCGAGGTGTCGGCGGCGCGGGCGGGCCGTGGGGGAGCAGTGGAGCTCGAGCTCGAGGAAGGAATCGTGCGCTTCGAGGCGCCGATGGACCCGGAAGTGATTCGATCGGTGTCGGCGGTGCGGCGTGATCTGGCGGCCCGCGCGGTACTCTGGCGGGAATTGGATGCGAGGTTCAAGGGATGGGTGATCGTGCGGCCGCGCGCGGCAGCTACCGGTGGCGCGGCCTGA
- the ftsA gene encoding cell division protein FtsA: MGDRAAARGSYRWRGLMRERLVCGLDIGTTKTCAVIAEIGGGLPRTPEARILGVGRSRTSGMRRGVVRDINETTRSVMEAVAAAERMAGFKVDGVYVGIAGEHVRAITSPGVVNVTSPEIRDTDVQRVIEVARAVVLPPDSEILHTLPQEYLVDRQRGISDPAGMTGTRLEVDVFIVTMSSSIAQNLRKSVERAGYHVTGFVLEPLAASYATLTDDEKELGVALVELGGGSTDLAIFQDGKFRHVGTFGFAGLHVTSDIAQGLSVTQADAERLKERYGLAYEPLVDPAEMIELPGTAGQGSRQVQRELLAHIIHMRLEEILSMVSREIEREGYVGKLAAGVVLTGGTAQLAGVVELAREVFAMPVRLGMPGRALAGSLTDAVEQPRFSTATGLALYGMQEQARGAAQAGVRAVTVDRVLGSVRRWLTDFF; the protein is encoded by the coding sequence ATGGGTGATCGTGCGGCCGCGCGCGGCAGCTACCGGTGGCGCGGCCTGATGCGGGAGCGGCTGGTCTGCGGTCTCGACATCGGCACGACCAAGACGTGCGCTGTGATCGCGGAGATCGGGGGCGGGTTGCCGCGTACACCCGAGGCGCGGATCCTCGGGGTGGGGCGCTCGCGGACCAGCGGGATGCGGCGCGGCGTGGTGCGCGACATCAACGAGACCACGCGCTCCGTGATGGAAGCGGTGGCCGCGGCCGAGCGGATGGCGGGCTTCAAGGTGGACGGGGTGTACGTCGGGATCGCGGGCGAGCACGTGCGTGCCATCACCTCGCCTGGGGTCGTGAACGTGACGTCGCCGGAGATCCGCGACACGGACGTGCAGCGGGTCATCGAAGTGGCCCGCGCGGTGGTGTTGCCGCCCGACAGCGAGATCCTGCACACGCTGCCGCAGGAGTACCTGGTGGACCGGCAGCGCGGGATCTCCGACCCGGCGGGGATGACCGGCACGCGGCTCGAGGTGGACGTCTTTATCGTCACGATGTCGAGCTCGATCGCGCAGAACCTCCGGAAGTCGGTCGAGCGGGCGGGCTATCACGTGACAGGGTTCGTGCTGGAGCCGCTCGCGGCGAGCTACGCCACGCTGACGGACGACGAGAAGGAACTGGGTGTCGCGCTGGTCGAGCTGGGCGGCGGAAGTACGGACCTGGCGATCTTCCAGGACGGGAAGTTCCGGCACGTCGGCACGTTCGGGTTCGCCGGCCTGCACGTCACGAGCGACATCGCTCAAGGGCTGTCGGTTACGCAGGCCGACGCGGAGAGGCTGAAGGAACGCTACGGCCTCGCGTACGAGCCGCTGGTGGACCCGGCGGAGATGATCGAGTTGCCGGGGACGGCGGGGCAGGGATCTCGGCAGGTCCAGCGGGAGCTCCTGGCGCACATCATCCACATGCGCCTGGAGGAGATCCTCTCCATGGTTTCGCGCGAGATCGAGCGCGAGGGATACGTGGGGAAGCTGGCGGCTGGGGTGGTGCTGACGGGCGGGACGGCGCAGCTGGCGGGTGTGGTCGAGCTGGCGCGCGAGGTGTTCGCGATGCCGGTGCGTCTCGGGATGCCGGGGCGGGCGCTGGCGGGGAGCCTGACCGACGCGGTGGAGCAGCCGCGCTTCAGCACCGCAACGGGTTTGGCGCTGTACGGCATGCAGGAGCAGGCGCGGGGCGCGGCCCAGGCGGGCGTACGCGCGGTAACGGTGGACCGGGTCCTGGGCTCGGTCCGGCGATGGCTGACTGATTTCTTCTGA